TCGGTGGCCGATGCGATCGCATCGAAGGCGGGAGTTGCGGTCGAGAACGTCGCGGTCGAGCATGACGACCCCTGCTGGTTCTTTTTCACGTCCGGCACCACCGGCCGCTCCAAGGCCGCGGTGCTGACCCACGGCCAGATGGGCTTTGTCGTCACCAACCATCTCGCCGATCTCACCCCCGGCGTCACCGAGGCCGATGCCTCGCTGGTGGTGGCTCCGCTGTCGCATGGCGCCGGCGTGCATCAACTGGTGCAGACCGCGCGCGGCGTCTGCACGGTGCTGCTGTCGACCGAAAAATTCGACATCGACGAGGCATTCCGCCTGATCGAAAGGCATCTTGTCGCCAACCTCTTCACGGTGCCGACCATCCTGAAGATGATGGTCGAGCATCCCGCCGCAGACAAATACGATCATTCCTCGCTGCGCCACGTCATCTATGCCGGCGCGCCAATGTATCGCGAGGATCAGAAGGCCGCGCTGAAGAAACTCGGCAAGGTCATCGTGCAGTATTTCGGCCTCGGCGAGGTTACCGGCAACATCACGGTGCTGCCGGCGGCGCTGCACGACCCCGAGGACGGTCCGCATGCGAAGATCGGCACCTGCGGCTTCGAGCGCACCGGCATGCAGGTCTCGATCCAGGACGACGAGGGCCGCGAGGTCCAGGCGAACCAGAGCGGCGAGATCTGCGTGATCGGGCCCGCGGTGCTCGCGGGCTATTACGACAATCCTGAAGCCAATGCGAAGGCCTTTCGCAATGGCTGGTTCCGCACCGGCGATCTCGGCCACATGGACGAGGAGGGGTTCGTCTACATCACCGGTCGCGCCTCCGATATGTACATCTCCGGCGGCTCCAACATCTATCCGCGCGAGATCGAGGAGAAGATCCTGACGCATCCCGCGGTCGGCGAGGTCGCGGTGCTCGGCGTGCCCGACGCGACCTGGGGCGAGGTCGGCGTCGCCGTCTGCGTTCCGCGCGAGGGTGCGAAGGCTGTGAGCGAATCCGAGATGGCGGCGTTCCTCTCGCCGAAGGTCCCTCGCTACAAGATGCCGAAGCGGTTCTTCTTCTGGGAGGCACTGCCGAAATCCGGCTACGGCAAGGTGCCGAAGCGCATGGTGCGCGACGAGCTCGAGGCGCGCGGGCTGCTCGATCTCGACAAGACCAAGGCGGGCTGAGCGCGGGGCATGCGGAGCATCAAGCAGCCGGGCGCGCCGGTTACTGAACGTATCCAATGGGTGGAGGCAAGGGGGCGCGGCTTCTCGTTCACACTTCAAGCCGGCCTGCCGCTGCTCGAGGCCGCGCGCCGCGGTTTTGCGGCTGAGGGCTTTGCCGGCGGCGTGCTGAATTTCACCGCGGGCGCGCTCGGACCGTTCGGCTACGTGATGCCGGCGCTGTCGAAGACCGGCGAAAACGCGGCGTTCTATAGCGACACCTATCGGCCCGCGGGAGTGAGCCACACCAGACTCGGCAGCATGACGCTCGGCGTTCGCGACGGTGCGCCGTTCTTTCATTGCCATGGGCTGTGGACCGAGGCCGACGGTAAGGTGAGCGGCGGCCACATGCTCCCGGACGAGACTGTCGTCGCCGAGCCG
The genomic region above belongs to Bradyrhizobium sp. CCBAU 53338 and contains:
- a CDS encoding acyl-CoA synthetase, which encodes MQPLRMSRRVMNLAHMLTQNARRHGSRPGFVWGDKTWTWREIDAQVSALAAALAARGIDKGDRILVHSKNGDEMFFSMFAAFRLGAVWVPTNFRLMADEVAYLAQASGAKAFLCHVDFPEHAAAVKGGALEFTWSIEGKASFGERSVADAIASKAGVAVENVAVEHDDPCWFFFTSGTTGRSKAAVLTHGQMGFVVTNHLADLTPGVTEADASLVVAPLSHGAGVHQLVQTARGVCTVLLSTEKFDIDEAFRLIERHLVANLFTVPTILKMMVEHPAADKYDHSSLRHVIYAGAPMYREDQKAALKKLGKVIVQYFGLGEVTGNITVLPAALHDPEDGPHAKIGTCGFERTGMQVSIQDDEGREVQANQSGEICVIGPAVLAGYYDNPEANAKAFRNGWFRTGDLGHMDEEGFVYITGRASDMYISGGSNIYPREIEEKILTHPAVGEVAVLGVPDATWGEVGVAVCVPREGAKAVSESEMAAFLSPKVPRYKMPKRFFFWEALPKSGYGKVPKRMVRDELEARGLLDLDKTKAG